The DNA region GCGCTCGATCCGGGATTGGAAGTGATTTTGGAAGCGGAATCCGGCCTCATGTCGATCACAGGCCCCGGTGAAGGGGGAAACCCGGTGCGCCTGGGTGTCGCCGCCATCGACATGATGACGAGCATGCAGGCCGTAGGTTGCGTGTACAGCGCGCTATATCAGCGGGAAAAAAGCGGCCGCGGAGGGCATTTTTCCGTCAGCCTCGAGGAAACGGCGGCGCTCATGATGACGCATCCCTGGCTTATGTATCTGTTGGGCAAGACTGAATATAAGCCGTCGGGCACGGAGCATCCGAATATCGCGCCGTATGAAGTGTTTCCGACCAAAGACGCTCCGTTGATGCTGGGCGCGATTGACGACAACCAATTTGCGCGCCTTGCCAGGGCGCTAAACTGCGAGGAATGGCTGAGCCGTCCCGAATGGGCGACCAACGGCAGCCGGGTGGCCAACCGGAAAAGCTTGCATCAGGCCATTGCGCGGAAGCTTGCCGACAATACCGCCGAGCATTGGCGGAATTTGCTCGCGGAATTGAAACTGCCCGTCGGTATTGTCGAATCGGTGGCTTCCGCCGCAACAAAGTGGGCAAACGGCAACGCCCCGCGGCTAAGCGCGCATCATCCGACGCTCGGACCGATCATATGGCCGGTTTCGCCATGGCGCCCGCAGGGCGGAGATATCGCGCCGCCGCCGATTTTGGGCGCCGCGACGGAAGAAGTGTTGAACGATTGGCTGCGGGAAAAGAAGTAAAGCGTAAGCAGCGTTATCCGATATAAGGGGGAACATGCGCCTGAATTTCCGAAACGGCGGTTTTTCGGAAATTCAGGCGCATGTATGTTTTTACGCGCAAGTTTATTTATCAGAAAAAATTATTAATTTTATAAAAACTTTATCATCGCTTTTTTGGCGAATTCCTGCGATAATCATATGCATAAATAGAATTAAGTGCATCAGAATTGTCGGAATTGATTTTGGTGCCAGGTGGGGTGGACAAATTTGGTGCTTCAGGTGACGAACAGTCCTTTCAGTCAAGAGCAGACGGAGCTTCTGAATCGTTTGCTGCCTTCGCTTACGCAAATGCAGCGCATGTGGTTGAGCGGCTACCTTTCCGCCGATGTGGCAAACGTCGAAACGTTGGCGCCGCTAACGGCTGCGCCCATGGAAGCTCTGTCAATTTCCGCGCCGGCTGCATCCAGGGAAATAACCGTTCTTTACGGATCGCAAACCGGCAACTGCCGGAAGCTGGCCAAAAAGCTGGTCGATTTGCTGCAGGAGCGCGGCTTTCGGGCTGCGCAATCATCGATGCTTGATTTTAAAACGAATACGCTCAAAAAAGTGCAAACGTTGCTGGTCATTGTCAGCACGCACGGCGAGGGCGAGCCGCCGGACGACGCATTGTCCTTCTACGAGTTTTTGCACAGCAAGCGCGCGCCGCAATTGGATGGGTTGCCGTTTTCCGTGCTGGCGTTAGGCGACACTTCCTACGAATTTTTTTGCCAAGCCGGTAAAGATTTTGACAAGCGCCTTGCCGAACTGGGAGGCAAACGCCTTGCTCCGCGCGTTGATTGCGACGCCGACTTTGAGGAGGCGGCGGCGGAGTGGATGCGGCAAGTGCTTGCCGCCCTTGGCGGTCCGTCGGCAAATCCCGCACCGGTCAAGGCCGGCGGGACAACAGCCGCGGGAACCGTGCAAACGGTCTATTCAAAAGCGAACCCGTTTCCGGCAGCGGTATTGGAAAATCTGAATCTGAACGGCCGCGGCTCGGACAAAATAACCCGGCATCTCGAGCTTTCGCTGGAAGGCGCCAATCTGCAATATGAACCGGGCGATTGCCTGGGCATTTATCCGGAAAATCATCCCGGACTTGTGGAAGATCTCATGCAAGCGATGGGCTGGAATCCGGAAGAGGCGGTCCCGCTCGGCAAAAACGGCGCGATCGGCAGCTTGCGCGACGCGCTCTTGCGCCATTATGAAATTACGGTAGCGACAAAACCGCTGCTTGAGCAAATCGCGAAGCTTTCCGCAAACAAGAAACTGAAAGAACTGCTGTCGGCAGGCCGTGAAGAGGAGCTCAGAAGCTATTTGCGCGACCGCGATTTGC from Bacilli bacterium includes:
- a CDS encoding assimilatory sulfite reductase (NADPH) flavoprotein subunit; amino-acid sequence: MVLQVTNSPFSQEQTELLNRLLPSLTQMQRMWLSGYLSADVANVETLAPLTAAPMEALSISAPAASREITVLYGSQTGNCRKLAKKLVDLLQERGFRAAQSSMLDFKTNTLKKVQTLLVIVSTHGEGEPPDDALSFYEFLHSKRAPQLDGLPFSVLALGDTSYEFFCQAGKDFDKRLAELGGKRLAPRVDCDADFEEAAAEWMRQVLAALGGPSANPAPVKAGGTTAAGTVQTVYSKANPFPAAVLENLNLNGRGSDKITRHLELSLEGANLQYEPGDCLGIYPENHPGLVEDLMQAMGWNPEEAVPLGKNGAIGSLRDALLRHYEITVATKPLLEQIAKLSANKKLKELLSAGREEELRSYLRDRDLLDLAQDFGLRGIPAKEFVTVLRKLPARLYSISSSPLAYPDEVHLTIRAVAYEAHGRRRYGVCSTYVAERVQIGDTLPVYVHQNPNFRLPQNLDTPIIMIGPGTGVAPFRAFLGEREELGAKGKTWLFFGDRHFSTDFLYQTEWQRWLKEGVLTRMDVAFSRDTEQKVYVQHRMLEKSRELFQWLEDGAHLYVCGDEKKMAHDVHATLVDVLGKEGGLTAEQAAEYLATMQREKRYQRDVY
- a CDS encoding CoA transferase gives rise to the protein FAAFNRGKKSAQFDLQNPHDRKQVHKLALAADVIVENIRVGSLSKYGLGAEDLLKENPRLIYVSIRGYTEQSPRALDPGLEVILEAESGLMSITGPGEGGNPVRLGVAAIDMMTSMQAVGCVYSALYQREKSGRGGHFSVSLEETAALMMTHPWLMYLLGKTEYKPSGTEHPNIAPYEVFPTKDAPLMLGAIDDNQFARLARALNCEEWLSRPEWATNGSRVANRKSLHQAIARKLADNTAEHWRNLLAELKLPVGIVESVASAATKWANGNAPRLSAHHPTLGPIIWPVSPWRPQGGDIAPPPILGAATEEVLNDWLREKK